Genomic DNA from Aminobacterium mobile DSM 12262:
AAGAAGGAACAGAACTAAAGACGCGGAGAGCCAGTCGAAAGTGGCTAAAACAAGTTGGCTGCTTAGAAGACGTGTTGAAGGAAATTTTATAGTATGACCTGCCAATGTGATAGTCTTCCCCCAAAAACTTAAAAGAAATATCCCGGAAAGAAGAGAGAGGCAAAGTATCCCTACAGTACGAGCACTCCAATGTATTCCCAATGTAACAAAAAGAGTTGGTGGTTCCAGGAGGAACGCTCCCCCACCAAGAGCTAACGCTCCAATCCAAAAACTCATGCCGCAAAAAGCGGTGATTTGCCCGACATCGAAAAGAGAGAGTCCTAAAGGTGAATAAAGGCGGTAACGGATGGATCCGCTTGAGAACATGGAAAAACCCACATTGTAACTAATAGCATAGCTTAAAAAGGAGGCAAAAATTGTTTTCCCATAAGGAATCCGTCTCCCGATATGAAGCAAAGCAAGCAAATCGTTTCCAGTAAGAAGAAGATAGCTGACAATAGAACAGAAAAAGGAGAGCAGAATTCGTTGCGAAGGGATGGCCGTAATGGCTCTGCGAATATCGAAATAAGAAAAATGACCTAACTCTCTGTGGATAACCCAAAGTGCAGATGTAAAAAGAGCGAAACTCAAAAAAAGAGTTATATGTTTCTTTTTTAGGCCCATTTTTCGAACCCCTTTCTGCTATGGATCTTCAATAATTTTATAGCAGAAAAAGAAAACAGGGGCAGGCAGAATAGCTTTTTTGCCCGCCCCTGTAATTTGTCTGTAGAAGTTTATTTATGTTTCTTAAGCCAGTTTATAGCCATGGTTGACATGACAGCAGAGCCAATCCATAGCACGTCCTCATCTACTGCGAAGCGCGAGTTATGGTGAGGGTAAATCTGTCCTTTTTCCTCATTGCAACTCGGGTGGAAAAAGAAAGTGCCAGGAACTTCTTCAAGGAAGAAGGCAATGTCTTCTCCTCCCATAGAGGGATTTTTGATCTCTTTTACGTGCGCCTCTCCAAGAACAGCTACGGCAGCCTGACGAAGTTCCTCTGTTACGTCAGGGTCGTTTACAACAGGAGAAGGCCCTTCCCAACCATATCGGAATTCAATCTCTCCTCGCATCCCCTGAGCGACTGTTTGGGCAATAGTTTCAATCCGGTCTGCTAAAACTTTCCGGGTGTCGTTGGTAAGAGCTCTTACAGTTCCACTAATACGGCATTCTCCAGGAATAATATTAAAAGCGGAGCCGGCATGAATTTCCCCAATAGAGATAACGGCTGGTTCTACAGGATTCATCTCGCGACTTACGATTGTCTGAAGTTCAGTTACGATATGACAAGCAATGCTGATTGGGTCGATAGAACCATGAGGATACGCACCGTGACTTCCTTTCCCCTTCACTACAATCTCAAATCGATCCATGCATGCCATAAAGCTTCCTGAACGATATCCAATATCGCCTGGTTTAAGATCATCATTCCAAAGAGAACCGGTATGAAGAGCTACTATAACGTCAGGACGTGGGTCCTCTAAAGCGCCATCATCTATCATGCGTTTGGCGCCACCATACCCTACTTTACAACCTTCTTCTCCTGGCTGAAAAATAAACTTTACAGATCCTTCCAAATGATCTTTGTTATCAGCAAGGATTTTCGCGGCTCCAAGGGCCATAGCTGTATGTACGTCGTGACCGCAAGCGTGCATGCACCCGTTCTTAGAAGCAAAGGGAAGGCCTGTTTCTTCCTTTATGGGAAGACCGTCGCAATCAGCGCGAAGGGCGAATACTTTTCCTGGCTTGCTCCCTTTAAGTACGGCAACAACTCCATGTCCTGCAACTCCCTTTCTGTAGGGAATGCCCATTTCATCCAGACAAGCACAGATATATGCTTCGGTCTGAACAGTATCCATCTCTGTTTCGGGGATTTGATGCAGGTCTCGTCTCCAAGCTACAACCTGTTCCTGCAACGCCAATGCTTCTTTCTTTGTTGTTTCCAAGAGTGACTCCCCCTCTTATCCTGTGTGATGTGATCTGAAATGTAAAATTTAATGTAAAAGCCCTTTCTTATAGAGCAAGCGCCCAAAGCCGATAGTGCCAAAAACAGAACCAATGATAACAATCCATGACTCCGCTAAAAAAGATAGGCCGATAGCGGGCCCTCCAATGAACAGGAGCAAGGGGATACCTAGTCCGGCTGCTGCAAGGGCTGGATATTTTAATGTAAATTGGCCAAAAACTGCACCAAAAATAGCCGCTACAGTGTACTGCTTAAAAGCAATAGCTATAGGTTCCGGGAAGATAGCAAGCAATGTTGCTCCAGCTACCGCCGCTAATGTAGTGAAAAAAGGTTCGTTACCACTGAGTCAGTGAGACCAAGGGTTGAAACAATTTCAGCTTCTTGTGTCCCTGGCTTGACGCCGACAACTTCCTGTGCGACGGCGGAGCAAGGGACGCGGAGATTTCCCATGTTACCTGTGAGGAAGGTAATATAGGTACCTGTAAGACCCAATATAGGGTAATAAGACACCAACTCCACTATGTAAAATGCCCCAAAAATGGTAGCAATCATAGCCCAGGCTTTAAGTGCTACGGAGAGAGGCGGAAAAGCCCCAAACCGAAGGAATAAATATACGTTAGGTAAAAAACACATCAGCATAGGAACTATGATAGTTATAACTCCTATCTTTACAGCTGGCTTTTTCCATATTTTGTCGAATTCTTCATGACTGACCATAATAGAGCCTCCTTTAGCTAGACGAGAATAACAGCTACAGCCATTCCTATGAGCATGGCGATACCAAGGGTATATTCACGGAGCCAAGTAAGTTTTTTTGCTAAATGCATCATAAGAACCATGCCGAGCAACCCTCCGATAGCAGCATAGAGGGGGCCACCGCCACCAGCCAGGCCAGACTGAAGTTCTCGAAGTCCAGAAACTATATTTCGAGAATTGAGAAATCCAAAACACCCTAACATAGCGCCACCAGACATAATAGCAAGCCATACAGGATCTCCGCCCCCCATTTTCTCTCGCATACCCTCTAGCTTATGAGTGAAGAGAGCGGCACAGATAAGCCAACCTGTACCATTAATGGTCATGGTCCACCACGATGTGGCCAAAGCGGTTAAGTCGTAATCTGCCGACCCAAACTTAACGCCAAGCGCTTCGGCTCCAATAGTAGCCGCTGTTAACTCAGTGGGAGCGGCTCCGATAATGGAAAGCCGCAGCCATGTAATAGGCCCGCCAACAACAGACATCATACCTACCATAACAATAAAAATAGCTATGGACGGCCCAATGGCAGAAATAGCGCCAGCTCGAAGGCCGCGGACGCATTTTTCGCGGGGAAATCCAATCTGATCTGCAGCTCTGAAAGAAAGGCGGATATACAAAAGAGATTGTATTAGAACGATGACTATGATAGCAATAGCAATGCCCCAAATGAGCCAACTATTTGCTATTTGAAGAACAGCCTCTGGCATAACAAAAACACCTCCACAGTATTCCAACGACAACAGCGTTTTTTGCATATTCGTTTGTGTGCGCGCTCACACGAAACAAAACATAGTCGCAACTTTCACAAGAAATTGTATCTGTAATGGAGGCAATAAACATCGTCCCTCAAAAACAATATAAGGTTCAAGTTTATGTTCCTAAGGGACGATTTCGTTTCTTTTTTAGTTTTTATAGAAACTAAAAGACAATTATTTATCTAGATATTTGTCCATAAGATACAATTTTAATGAAAGAGCCACATTGAGGCGATCTTCACTATCATTCGTATTGAGGTCTATGAGCTCGCAAATTTTTCTGTAACGATATTTCAATGTGTTGTAATGGAGTGAAAGGTCTTGAGCTGCGGCTTTCAACTGCCAGTTGCAACGTACAATAGTCTCGAGGGTTTCAACGAGTTGATTCTTTTTCTTTTTGTCGTGTTCGATAAGTTTCCCTATATAGTCGTAATAGAAAGCCACGGCTTCTTTTGTGTTATAGAGGTTGCCGAGAAGCTTATAGACGCCAAGATCTCTCCAGAAAATAGCATGTCCGCCGCCACAGGTTGTTCGTATCATTTCCAGAGCTTTTTGCGCCTCTTCATAACTTTGGTGGCAAGCAAATATACTATCTTTTGTATTTCCTACACCAATAGTAACGGTAAAATGTGTTTTTTTCGAAACTTCTTCTTGGATTGACGTAAGCGTTCTTAATAGTTTCTTTTTAAATTCATCGTAGTCACGTAGAGATGATGGAATGATATAAGCTATGGAATCGCTCATCTCTGCGTAGGGAACGTTAGGAAAATCCTTTTTTGTGATAGAGGTAGAAATGTTATAAATCCGCTGTTTTACCTCATCAAGAGTAGCTACTGCTTCGTCAATTTGCCGAGCTGTCTCAAACTGATGCTTGTAGTTATCTATATCGACTACCATTACAGCCTGAGGGCCGCGTAAATCCCAGTCGAAAAGTTGAGCACGATTCCAGACCTCCTTCTCAAACCGGACATTTTTTAAAAGGATGTCCTGGACAAATTCATCACGATATCGTTTCTCAGCTTCACTTTTAGCGATCCGTTTTTGAGTGCAAATTAAAATAGCTGTAATAGCATGAGAAATAGAGATGTCCCAACTTTTAGGAAGGGTCCCTAAGTCCTCTACATCGAAGAAAAGATACCCGTATGTTTTATCTCCAATAACTGCTTGTCGATTAGGGATCTCACGCACAAGTTGGGGTAAACTTGTTCTCCGGATACGGTCGACAAAGTCCTCAGATTGGGCACAGTAATAATTTTGTCCAAATACCGTATCGACAAAAGCTAAATCTACATGAATAAAGTACTGAAGGTTGTCGAGTATTTCGTCGATACTTTCTCCGTTCATAATAAGCTCGTAGAAAGATTGACTAACTTTCTCGGAGAAACGCAGCTCCTGAGCTTGTGCGTTTACTACATTAGAGAGTACCGGATTAATAATATCGCTAAAAGCAAAATCAATAGGTACATTAATAATGGGGAAACGAAGCTTGTTTGCTGCTTCTATTACTTCAGTTGGGAGAGTTTTCAAAAAGCGTTCCAACTTTATGCCAATGGCAGCCATTCCTCCCTTACTTAGATTCTCGATTACTTGCACCAGGGCTGTAGGATCATCTTTGAAAATATATCCAGAGGTAATGACAAATTCTCCTCCATGAACCCATCTCTCTATATCTGGAGCATCAAGAACAGTGACCGTAGATACAAGATTCGTATCAAGGCCACTTTCTCCAGCAACAATTTTCATTCGTCTCAACTCTGGGATTCGAAGCATTTGGCGTACAGTAATGGTCATGTATAAAAACTCCCTTCAATGTCTCTTTTCTCTGTTCTCTCATGCGATCTGGTTAACAACGTCTCTTTTCTCTGTTCTTTTATAGCCCGCCATTAGAAGAAGATGCTCCAGCATCGTTTTCTTTACTAGGGCTTGGCGAGATCTCTTCAATTTCTTCTGGTTTTATTATTTGTTTTAACAGGTTTTCCATAAGTTGTTTTTTTACTTGTTCTCCCGGGCTGAGCGAGCTATCTTTCCCCTCTCCAGTCGGAAAAGATAGCTTAATGGTTATATCGTCAATTTCATCGTCTCTTTTCTCCCGTGTGAAGGAGCTGTCTGTCGGTATAGGCGATTTTTGAACAGGCTGAGAGACTTTTAAATCGTACATTTTAAGATTGTCCCATGTCCCTTCAAGTGTAAAACTAGCCTCACGAAAATCTCGTACAGAGTAATACCCGCCTAAAAGTCCAGATAGGAACTTTTGAAGCAACAGGGGGTCTGTAATATTGTCTCCCACGCTTATGAGTCCCTTGATACCGCCAAGGAGGGCATTTAAAGCTTTCAAATTAATGTCTCCCATGCATTTTAGCGAAACGGTTTTATCTCCAAATCCAAGAGAGCCGCTTGCGTTTAAATAGCGATAAACAGGATCATTAGGAAAAGCGGAAATCCTGCTTCCTGGAAGGAGATAAAGGCTTCTTCCGTCGAGATTGAAATTAGCCATGATCGAACGATAACCAATTTTATCTGTGCCGCTTACTTTCTTAACAAGAGGGAATCCTTCTATGGCCCCTTCTTTTATATAGAGAGAGCCACTTCCGAAAACAAACTTTAACTGCCCCATTGTGCCAGAAGCATCAAGTTTGAGGGTCCCTTCCCCGGAGAGTTTCCCTTCTGGTGGTAGCCAGTCTATAGAGGCTTTTTCCAAGTCAAGCCCTTCTACTATAACATTTGCGTCCCACCTAAACTTTTGAGGATCGAAACTCCCAGAGATTGTACCTTCCCCTCCGTATGCTTGAACCTCCCCATCTGTAATTAAAAATTTCCCATCAGAACTTGTTTCAATGGGAAGCTGAATTCTGGAAAGAGTAAAGCCGTATAGTTTCATCTCTGAAGAAGAGATAAGCCCACTGCCACGAAGGCCTTTTTCGCTAACTTTCCCTTTCCATGAAGCGTTAAGGAAGCCAGAAAAGCGTCCTTTCCCATTTCCATTGGCAGCGAGAAGTTCAAGGGGAATGCCTTTTTCTCCTGTCGTTAAAGAAATTTCCCATCCGTCTTTAGCAAGGTCTCCTCCGCCTAGAATGGTTACAGGAACATTTTTATATATTCCATCGAGGGAAAAAACAAAAGCTCCGTCTTTTTGGGGTTGGGCTTTTAATGAGACGTCACTCAGAACAAGTCCGCCAATACGAATATGTTGAGATGTGCCTGTAGCCGAGATAGATGGCCGTTGTAGGGGGCCAGAAATAGAAATCTCACCAGCGATGTTCCCATCTACAGGTGATTGAGAAAGCCATTGTGACACTATTGCCTGGAGATTTGTGGGAGGGATGGTAATGTTCATATTTAACCCTTTCCCCACAGAAAATGTACCTGCCCCTTCCAATAATGACCCCGCTAGCATGGCCGTAACAGTTTCTATTTGTAACTCTGTTGGCGTCCCTTCTATTTTCGCTGTAACTTTATCGAAAAGAAGGCCAGAAAGCGTCATGTTCTCTCCTTCTATGATGGCTGTTAATAAAGGAGCCCTCGAGGTGCCAAGGATGTTGAAAGTTCCATTTACTTCCCCATCCATTTTTTGCCAGCCTGCCAAGGTAGGACCCATTTTGTTTACTTTCATGTGACGTATATCCCCTGTTATATTGAGAGCTATTCCAGGTTGAGCTATGTCAAAGGTACCGGAAAGCAGAAAAAGCCCTCCCCATATCCTTCCTCTGATTGCGTCTAGCGAAAATAGATTTTTTCTATACTTTCCCGACATTTCAAGGTCTTGAAGAGGAACCTTTTCAAAAATTTTATTGTTCTCCCCTTTTGCATTTATAGTAAAAATAGGATCTTTAAGAGAACCTGAAATTTGCCATGTTGCCGATAGAGATCCTGAAGCATGAAGAGGCTTTATATCTGGTAGAAGAGTCTCAAGAGCAGCAGTGGACAGGTTGTTCATGTTTCCTCTTATGTTGCAAATGGGTTCTTCTTTTGCGAAGAGGTGTTGTATCTCCCCCCCTCCTTTAATAGATGTTTTCTGAAAAAGAGCAGCGAAAGAGGGAATAGTAGTAATATTTCCCTTTTGTATGAAATCTAGGGCAAAACTTTCCAGGATATTACCTTTTATTCGAATCCGTTTAGATCGGATCTCTCCCTGAATTTCTGGTGAAGTAGAAAGACCTTGAAGAGAAACAGCAGCAGATACATCCCCTTCGAGGAGAAGAGCTTGAAATTCCGGCGTTATTTTTTGTATATTTTTGAGAGAAAGTTTCGGCACATCGAATGCAAGATCAAGGTTCGCCCCTTTTTCTTTAATAGTAATAGTGCCCTTCCCTTTTACTGGAGTAGCATGCCACAACCCCGAAGCATCTACAGTTATGAGGTGCTCTGGAGAGAAAAAAAGTTTCCCAGTCAGCTTTTCTAGAGGGAAGCCGGAAAGGACAGCAGACGTGCTAGTAAAGGTGGTGACTCCTTCTCTCTTCCCATTATGTATTGCCAACTCTACGCGGAGGGTATCGAGAGTTCCTTGTGCAAAACGAAGCCAGGGGAAAACGCCATACCATTCAGCTGTTTTTAACTCATGTCCCGTTACGTCTATCTGAACCATTTTTTGAGGAGAGATAACGATATTTCCCTGTACGTTGCTTCCAAAGAACAATCCATTTATGTCAAGAAAACTTAACGTCTTACCATCCCATGCCCAACGAGTTGTTCCCTGCGAAACGTCGAATCCCCAAATGTGCCCCTTCTCCACGGAAAGCTGCCCTTCCGCAACAAGGGATGGCCAACGGCCGCGAAGAATAATGCTGGAAGAAACGGTCCCTTCTAAAGGACGATCAATAGTCTTCTTAGCCGGAGGGAAAGCGAGCATGAATTTTGAGAGATTCACATTCTCTATTTTGCCGGCAAGCCCTATTTCCGGGCATACATATCCAGAAAGTTGGATAGTCCCTTCAGCTATTTTAAAATTCATATATTTAACAGAAATTCTCTCCCCTACTTGCCCTTCCATATTGATCCAGAGAGGGGCGTTATTTATTTTCACCCGCCCGTCTACTGTAATGTGTTGGTTATTTACTGATATTTTGCCTCTCCCAATATCTACAATACCTAAAGAAGAGCTGGTAATTTTCCCTTGGGATACGATGATATCCATAACAATATCTTGAGGTAGGTTCCATCTCCTAGCTTCCTCTTTTTTAAAAGATAGAAAGTGGTCTATGGAAAGAGAGAATTTTTCTAGACGAAGTCTCTTTAATCTCGGGTGGTCTGTTGCAAGAGATAATAGAGAGGGCCGAATAGAAAGAGTGCTAACCTGTCCAACAATAGCCTGACCGTTAGATATAACAACATCATTTATTGTAAACCCTCCAAGGGGGTTCCCATGAATGTCTCCTATTTCTATAGAATAAGAAGTCGCTGTTTCCAAGATTTTTTCCAAAGCTGCTCGAAGCGATGCAGTCCCGAGATCAATTTTAACGAAGGGGAGGAAAAAGATACCTCCTATCGAACAAATGAGGACGAATAGTAAAACAAAATAAATGGATCTTTTCATTGCCCACCTCTTACCCTTTCTTAGTTCACATATATATAAAGTTCACGATACTCTCTCTTGAAGATTTTGTCATCGGGAAGACGTGTAAAGAATACTCGTTTGATAATTTTAATTATTCAGTTTAAAACTACACACATATAGAGCCTTTTTAAAGGGCGTGGATATGTGGATAAGTGGATAACCCAGTGGAGAAGTCGTGGATTTAGTCCCACTTACCCCGTGCATTATAAGGATTGTGGATAACTTGTCCAGATGTGGAAATCATTTATAAAGCCACTAGGCTCTTTCCCATTAGTAGACAAGAGTAAACAGCTGTAATGGGCTATTTAGAATAATTTCACCTCCGCTATTTCCTGAAATCACCTTCCCTACCCCCTCTATGTGAGTCCCTTTTTTTATACTATTTAAAGGAAAAAGATCTTTTTCGCTTTTATATATGATAAGTGAGAGGCGTCCATCACGGAAAATATAACGTAAAGGCGTTTCTTTTACATCTTGAATTGTTGCAGAAAAAGAGACAAAATGTCCTCTCAGGAAAGGAAGGAACTCCCATATCTGTTTCGCAGTGAAACGACGATGACGAGCTAGTCTCCAAAGGCCCGCTTCCCTCTCGCAAGCGTCTCGAAAAGCATTTTGAATTCGGGATACATACTTAACATTAGGAGGAATGGTAGAAGGCATTGCTACACCCTGGCGTACGAGCTCTTCATTGACTAAAAATGTTCCTTCTTTCGTAATGCACCAAATATAGGCAAGAAGACGTTGGTAACAATCCCGTTTTTCAACGTCAAACTCTAAGAGGATTTGTCCCATTTGGAGCAGTTGTGTATTCATCTGAAGGGCTTCCTCCCCTAGTTCCTCTTCTCCACGATGGGGGTGGTGGAGTTCTGGTGTATCTATGAGAAGATAGCGCACCCGTTTTTCTGTTCCGTCGGGGAGAGACACAGAAATAGTATCTCCGTCAATAACTTTCCTCACAGAGACAGGGCAAAAGAAAGACGTGCAGGAAGCTTGTGAAGAAATAACGAAGATGGAGATAAGAACAACAAAAAGAAGCCATAACACAAAAAAGCGTTGCGTTCTTTTTTTAACATTCATAAGATATGCACCCGCCACGTAATATGTCGACAGAGCCAAGGATTTCCACCTGCTGCAATAAAAGATGTAATGGAAGAGATTTCGTATTTATTTATAGAGGGCAGAATAAGGTGTGTTACCCCTGCTGTTTTGAAGAGATGGGGAAGCCATGGAAGGCCTGGGCCTCGAAGAAAAACTCCTTTCATTTGGGAGATATATGGTTGAATGAAAGTAAACCACCTGTTTCGAAGAGTGTCTGAAGAGAGCCAACACCACTTGCATAAAGGTAATTTTTGAGGGGTTTCATCTTCAGGGAAAACATCAGGAGCCTCTCTTTCGTCATCAAGGATCACCATAGACCATCCCCAATCTCGCAGGAAAGGAGTAAGTGTTCGATCGTATCCCATAACTGCAACGTTATCGCCGGCTGGAATTCCTGCTATGGTATCGAGAGGAAGAGAAGGTCCTTCTGGAGGCAAGAGTGCTGCAGCGGCAGCAGAGGCAGCTGCGAATTCTTGAGGGTAAGGGGATGCAAAAAGAGATACGAGATCATGAGCAGTAGAGGCAAGGAGCCTTTGGGTGTGTTCTTCTCTGGAGGATAGTGGGATTTTTTCTCCAGGGGGAACCATGCCGAGCCCCCATCTTCCATCTTCAAAACTAACAATACTTGCGTGCCATCCAAGAATTATTTCTCGAACAGGAGCATCTTTCTGTTCTTTGGCTAGAGAAATAAGTTTTTCAAAAAAGCGCATAAGCGTCCCTCCATCTGTTTGGAAAACTTCCCTTTAAGGGTTATGATAACAAAAATAATGAATGAATATTATTTGATATTAGAGGAGGTTGGCTGATTGCCAGTCCAATTAAATATTGAAGAGATTCTTTGTATGGTTCAACCTTTCCGGCCAGCTTTGGATCGCTATATTGCGGGTCTTGTTTCTTTTTCTGGTCGGGTGCGATTGACAGGACCGCAGGATCCTGAAACCCTATGGGACGAACATGTTCTTGACTGTCTTTTTTCTCTTCCTTTTCTCCCTGATCAAGGGAAGGTTATTGATGTGGGGACTGGTGGAGGGCTCCCTGGGATAGTATGGGCTATATGTAGGCCCGATATACACGTAACTCTTCTTGATAGTGTGCGGAAGAAGTGCAAAGCCCTTGAAGAGCTTGTACAACTTTTGAGGTTAACCAATGTGGATATTGTTTGTGCCAGGGCCGAAGAGTATGCAAGAGAACAGAGGGAACGTTATATGTTAGCTGGCGCTCGGGCAGTAACAGGAACAGGGGTCCTTTTGGAATATCTATCTCCTTTTGTAGCAAAAGGAGGGGGGGTGCTTGCTTTTAAGGGGCCTCTTTACAAGGAAGAGATAGCCCCTTTAGAGGGGAAGTTTTTGCGATTAGGGCTTTCTGCAACAGACATTTCTCCGTATAGCATTAACAAAAAAGAACACTATCTTCTTAAATGGGAAAAAGTATTACCGTGCCCTAAAGAGTTTCCACGGAGATCTGGAATGGCAGAAAAAAAATTTTGGTGGAGGTGACACTGTGCTATCTATAGCTATTACCAACCAGAAAGGTGGAGTTGGGAAAACTACCACGTGCATCAATCTTGCGGCAGAATTAGGAAGCCTTGGCTATTCTGTTCTGGCAGTGGATATGGATCCGCAGGGAAACTGCACAAGCGGATTAGGAGTGGAGCCAGACACTATAAAGACGAGCCTTTATGATGTTCTTTTAGGGGGAGTCTCTATTCATGAAGCATTATCCCCTACCCCTTGGGAAGGCGTAACTCTGTTGCCAGCAACTATCGATTTAGCAGGAGCTGAGGTAGAATTGGCCTCCATTATTAGTCGAGAGACGTGTTTACGCCGTCACATGT
This window encodes:
- a CDS encoding DUF5058 family protein, with protein sequence MPEAVLQIANSWLIWGIAIAIIVIVLIQSLLYIRLSFRAADQIGFPREKCVRGLRAGAISAIGPSIAIFIVMVGMMSVVGGPITWLRLSIIGAAPTELTAATIGAEALGVKFGSADYDLTALATSWWTMTINGTGWLICAALFTHKLEGMREKMGGGDPVWLAIMSGGAMLGCFGFLNSRNIVSGLRELQSGLAGGGGPLYAAIGGLLGMVLMMHLAKKLTWLREYTLGIAMLIGMAVAVILV
- a CDS encoding PucR family transcriptional regulator, coding for MTITVRQMLRIPELRRMKIVAGESGLDTNLVSTVTVLDAPDIERWVHGGEFVITSGYIFKDDPTALVQVIENLSKGGMAAIGIKLERFLKTLPTEVIEAANKLRFPIINVPIDFAFSDIINPVLSNVVNAQAQELRFSEKVSQSFYELIMNGESIDEILDNLQYFIHVDLAFVDTVFGQNYYCAQSEDFVDRIRRTSLPQLVREIPNRQAVIGDKTYGYLFFDVEDLGTLPKSWDISISHAITAILICTQKRIAKSEAEKRYRDEFVQDILLKNVRFEKEVWNRAQLFDWDLRGPQAVMVVDIDNYKHQFETARQIDEAVATLDEVKQRIYNISTSITKKDFPNVPYAEMSDSIAYIIPSSLRDYDEFKKKLLRTLTSIQEEVSKKTHFTVTIGVGNTKDSIFACHQSYEEAQKALEMIRTTCGGGHAIFWRDLGVYKLLGNLYNTKEAVAFYYDYIGKLIEHDKKKKNQLVETLETIVRCNWQLKAAAQDLSLHYNTLKYRYRKICELIDLNTNDSEDRLNVALSLKLYLMDKYLDK
- the rsmG gene encoding 16S rRNA (guanine(527)-N(7))-methyltransferase RsmG, whose product is MPVQLNIEEILCMVQPFRPALDRYIAGLVSFSGRVRLTGPQDPETLWDEHVLDCLFSLPFLPDQGKVIDVGTGGGLPGIVWAICRPDIHVTLLDSVRKKCKALEELVQLLRLTNVDIVCARAEEYAREQRERYMLAGARAVTGTGVLLEYLSPFVAKGGGVLAFKGPLYKEEIAPLEGKFLRLGLSATDISPYSINKKEHYLLKWEKVLPCPKEFPRRSGMAEKKFWWR
- a CDS encoding Rossmann-like domain-containing protein → MRFFEKLISLAKEQKDAPVREIILGWHASIVSFEDGRWGLGMVPPGEKIPLSSREEHTQRLLASTAHDLVSLFASPYPQEFAAASAAAAALLPPEGPSLPLDTIAGIPAGDNVAVMGYDRTLTPFLRDWGWSMVILDDEREAPDVFPEDETPQKLPLCKWCWLSSDTLRNRWFTFIQPYISQMKGVFLRGPGLPWLPHLFKTAGVTHLILPSINKYEISSITSFIAAGGNPWLCRHITWRVHIL
- a CDS encoding M20 metallopeptidase family protein; translated protein: METTKKEALALQEQVVAWRRDLHQIPETEMDTVQTEAYICACLDEMGIPYRKGVAGHGVVAVLKGSKPGKVFALRADCDGLPIKEETGLPFASKNGCMHACGHDVHTAMALGAAKILADNKDHLEGSVKFIFQPGEEGCKVGYGGAKRMIDDGALEDPRPDVIVALHTGSLWNDDLKPGDIGYRSGSFMACMDRFEIVVKGKGSHGAYPHGSIDPISIACHIVTELQTIVSREMNPVEPAVISIGEIHAGSAFNIIPGECRISGTVRALTNDTRKVLADRIETIAQTVAQGMRGEIEFRYGWEGPSPVVNDPDVTEELRQAAVAVLGEAHVKEIKNPSMGGEDIAFFLEEVPGTFFFHPSCNEEKGQIYPHHNSRFAVDEDVLWIGSAVMSTMAINWLKKHK
- a CDS encoding thermonuclease family protein; its protein translation is MNVKKRTQRFFVLWLLFVVLISIFVISSQASCTSFFCPVSVRKVIDGDTISVSLPDGTEKRVRYLLIDTPELHHPHRGEEELGEEALQMNTQLLQMGQILLEFDVEKRDCYQRLLAYIWCITKEGTFLVNEELVRQGVAMPSTIPPNVKYVSRIQNAFRDACEREAGLWRLARHRRFTAKQIWEFLPFLRGHFVSFSATIQDVKETPLRYIFRDGRLSLIIYKSEKDLFPLNSIKKGTHIEGVGKVISGNSGGEIILNSPLQLFTLVY